From Candidatus Desulfofervidus auxilii, a single genomic window includes:
- a CDS encoding EscU/YscU/HrcU family type III secretion system export apparatus switch protein, giving the protein MNKKRQKAVALKYKISERAPKVIAKGAGNLAEKIITLAKKHNIPIYLDPALTEILYQLDIMQEIPPRLYQAVAEVLAFIYVLDKKWKK; this is encoded by the coding sequence ATGAATAAAAAAAGACAAAAAGCAGTAGCTTTGAAATATAAAATAAGTGAGAGAGCGCCAAAAGTAATAGCTAAAGGAGCCGGTAATTTAGCTGAAAAAATAATTACATTGGCAAAAAAACACAATATACCTATTTATCTTGATCCAGCTTTAACTGAAATATTATATCAATTAGATATAATGCAAGAAATACCCCCTCGTTTGTATCAAGCAGTAGCTGAAGTATTAGCTTTTATTTATGTACTTGATAAAAAATGGAAAAAGTAA
- a CDS encoding flagellar hook-length control protein FliK: protein MEPLHRLSELILVSQKEAQTIFTRIGQILKAQVIEKLTDSRFFLKFNEQLILAETSIPLIPGEIIKVKVEALRPKILLKLLPKKQSSSSKSIKDLEFKDPISALFKKILSWQEHDIKQTLYLLLADKEKIKKDFFWKLLAGICLSSKKKEKSILEKLFFTFLESESDKEKKEIIKNFLSYLTWLRDINHHLKEKGFYLRWPIQWNKEFKDFEVFIGHYFFHFRLELEHLKKLEGIIRLENQNDLFLDFLVEKEEIAKFIQTNIFQLYKILEILNFKIKGFHCEVANKEYWQKDLWINLTQITLVDVRV from the coding sequence ATGGAGCCACTTCATCGACTTTCAGAATTAATTTTAGTTTCTCAAAAAGAAGCTCAAACAATTTTTACACGCATTGGCCAAATATTAAAAGCTCAGGTGATAGAAAAATTAACTGATTCTCGTTTTTTCCTCAAATTTAATGAACAGCTTATTTTAGCTGAAACATCTATTCCCTTAATCCCTGGAGAAATTATTAAAGTAAAGGTAGAGGCTTTACGTCCAAAAATATTACTTAAACTCTTACCAAAAAAACAATCTTCATCTTCTAAATCAATAAAGGATTTGGAATTTAAAGACCCTATCTCTGCCCTTTTTAAAAAAATTTTATCTTGGCAAGAACATGATATAAAACAAACATTATATTTGCTTTTAGCAGATAAAGAAAAAATTAAAAAAGATTTTTTCTGGAAACTTTTAGCAGGCATCTGCTTAAGCTCTAAAAAGAAAGAAAAGAGTATATTAGAAAAATTATTTTTTACTTTTCTAGAAAGCGAAAGTGATAAGGAGAAAAAAGAAATAATTAAAAATTTTTTATCTTATTTAACTTGGTTAAGAGATATAAATCATCATTTAAAAGAAAAAGGATTTTATCTTCGTTGGCCTATTCAATGGAATAAAGAATTTAAAGATTTTGAAGTCTTTATAGGACATTATTTTTTTCATTTTAGGTTAGAACTTGAGCATTTAAAAAAGCTAGAAGGGATCATTAGATTGGAGAATCAAAATGACCTATTTTTGGATTTTTTAGTAGAAAAAGAAGAGATAGCCAAATTTATCCAAACAAATATTTTTCAACTTTATAAAATACTTGAAATTTTAAATTTCAAAATAAAAGGATTTCATTGTGAAGTAGCAAATAAAGAATATTGGCAAAAAGATCTTTGGATAAATTTAACCCAAATTACATTAGTAGATGTGAGGGTATAA